A single Thermodesulfobium sp. 4217-1 DNA region contains:
- a CDS encoding DEAD/DEAH box helicase family protein, producing the protein MNFRFKKQAYQLDAVKSVVDCFKGQSKIEGIRYRIDPGKERAQFIPNLEEEFLPGFKNSEFTISKDTILESIQRVQRERNLPVSDALKKNIVCDVNLDVEMETGTGKTYVYTRTCFELNKEYGWNKFIIVVPSIAIREGVYQSIELTREHFLEEFGKQAKAFIYNSKELHNIESFSSDAGINIMIINVQAFNATGADNRRIYDELDEFSSRRPIDVIKANRPILIIDEPQKIEGNDKKESKSFISLKEFNPLFILRYSATLRRVYNKVYRLDALDAYNQKLVKKISVKGISVKGLSGTNAYLYLQNIEISSTKPPVAKLEIEIKKQGSIKRDLRILEVGDDLFIKSNELEEYRGYVVSEIDAYKNKIFFKNGLELSVGDVVGDISEDTVRRIQIRETIKAHLEREKGLFNKGIKVLSLFFIDEVAKYRVYNDENEKNGEYAKIFEEEYDSAVKDLGLIFDKGYEEYLNAIKPYETHNGYFARDKKGNLTDPKIKLRGEDAGEADDVDAYDLILKDKKRLLSFEEKTRFIFSHSALREGWDNPNVFVICALRHSENTISRRQEVGRGMRICVNKYGERLDDPISVHDINVLTVVANESYKDFVSSLQKEISETLSERPRVASAEYFSGKIIHSEGEKIKVSKEMADKLEYYLIRNGYVDENKNISEKYHEDKKSNTLAPLPESLKEYGGEVFKLVDSVFSESALKDIVEDSSRLKPNPINDANFGKKQFQELWQSINKKAIYTVNFDSRELIDNAKNAIERELLVSSLEYTVVSGTLEAMDAEMLKAKQNFEITETENIKEKNSVNSGVKYDLVGKIASNTNLTRKTVGQILAKLSDEKFSYFQKNPEEFISEVSRIISDQKASMVIQKLVYTPIEDRFDTNIFTLNQATYNFENAKEVKKNIYKYLVSESNVERDFADSLDASNEVIVYAKLPKGFAIPTPVGDYNPDWAIVFKDGRVQYIYFIAETKGSMSSLELRKIEEMKIECAERFFEELSSDNVKLKYGEIDNFETLWKIVAGRG; encoded by the coding sequence ATGAACTTTAGGTTTAAAAAGCAAGCATACCAGCTTGATGCAGTAAAATCAGTTGTAGATTGTTTTAAAGGTCAAAGTAAAATTGAAGGCATAAGATATAGAATTGATCCAGGCAAAGAAAGGGCTCAATTTATTCCAAATCTTGAAGAAGAGTTTTTGCCAGGGTTCAAGAATAGCGAATTTACTATCTCAAAAGATACAATACTTGAAAGTATTCAAAGAGTCCAAAGAGAGAGAAACCTCCCTGTGAGCGATGCGCTGAAGAAAAATATTGTCTGCGATGTGAACCTTGACGTTGAGATGGAGACGGGAACTGGCAAGACCTATGTATATACCAGAACCTGCTTTGAGCTAAACAAAGAATATGGATGGAACAAATTTATCATCGTAGTGCCCAGCATTGCTATTCGTGAGGGAGTATATCAGTCAATAGAGCTTACGCGTGAGCATTTCTTAGAAGAATTTGGCAAGCAGGCGAAAGCTTTTATTTACAACTCCAAAGAACTTCACAATATAGAGAGCTTTTCCAGCGATGCAGGTATCAATATAATGATCATCAATGTGCAGGCATTTAACGCAACAGGAGCTGACAACAGAAGAATCTATGACGAGCTTGATGAGTTTTCTTCCAGAAGGCCAATTGACGTAATAAAGGCAAATAGACCTATACTTATCATAGATGAACCCCAAAAGATTGAAGGAAATGATAAAAAAGAGAGTAAGAGTTTTATAAGCCTGAAGGAATTTAATCCGCTATTTATCCTTAGATATTCAGCTACTCTTAGAAGAGTATATAATAAGGTATACAGATTGGACGCGCTGGATGCCTACAACCAAAAACTTGTAAAAAAGATTAGTGTAAAGGGCATCTCTGTAAAAGGGCTGTCGGGAACGAATGCATATCTTTATCTCCAGAACATTGAGATTAGCTCCACAAAGCCACCTGTAGCCAAGCTGGAAATTGAGATAAAGAAGCAGGGCTCTATCAAGAGAGACCTCAGAATTCTTGAGGTCGGCGATGACCTATTTATAAAGTCAAATGAACTTGAAGAGTATAGAGGCTATGTGGTAAGCGAAATTGACGCATACAAGAACAAGATATTTTTTAAAAATGGATTAGAGCTAAGCGTAGGAGATGTGGTGGGGGATATTAGCGAGGATACAGTTAGGAGGATTCAGATAAGGGAGACCATCAAGGCTCATCTGGAAAGGGAGAAGGGGCTTTTTAATAAGGGCATAAAGGTACTTAGTTTATTTTTTATTGATGAAGTTGCAAAATATCGAGTATACAACGACGAAAATGAAAAAAACGGCGAATATGCCAAAATATTTGAAGAAGAATATGACTCAGCGGTAAAGGACTTGGGGCTAATATTTGACAAGGGTTATGAAGAATATCTAAATGCTATAAAGCCTTATGAGACCCATAATGGATATTTTGCACGGGATAAAAAGGGCAATCTTACAGACCCAAAGATTAAATTAAGAGGCGAGGATGCTGGCGAGGCTGATGACGTAGATGCGTATGATTTGATATTGAAGGACAAGAAAAGGCTTCTCTCATTCGAAGAAAAGACGCGTTTTATATTCTCTCATTCAGCTCTCAGGGAGGGCTGGGACAACCCAAATGTGTTTGTAATCTGTGCGCTCAGGCACAGCGAAAATACTATTTCCAGACGACAAGAAGTGGGTCGTGGAATGAGAATATGTGTAAATAAATATGGCGAAAGACTTGACGACCCGATCAGTGTTCACGATATCAATGTGCTAACCGTGGTGGCAAATGAAAGCTACAAAGATTTTGTAAGCTCATTACAAAAAGAGATTAGTGAGACATTGAGCGAGAGGCCCAGGGTGGCCAGTGCTGAATACTTTAGTGGCAAAATCATTCATTCTGAAGGCGAAAAAATAAAAGTTTCCAAAGAAATGGCTGATAAGCTTGAATACTATCTCATTCGAAACGGTTATGTCGATGAAAATAAAAATATTAGTGAAAAATATCACGAGGATAAAAAATCAAATACCTTAGCTCCTCTTCCTGAGAGCTTAAAAGAGTATGGGGGAGAGGTATTTAAACTTGTCGACAGCGTGTTCAGCGAAAGCGCTCTCAAGGATATTGTAGAGGATAGCTCAAGGCTAAAGCCAAATCCTATAAACGATGCAAATTTTGGAAAAAAACAGTTTCAGGAATTGTGGCAAAGCATAAACAAAAAAGCTATTTATACGGTTAACTTTGACAGCAGAGAGCTAATCGATAACGCAAAAAATGCTATTGAAAGAGAGCTTCTGGTAAGCAGTCTGGAATACACCGTTGTCAGCGGGACGCTTGAAGCAATGGATGCTGAGATGCTAAAAGCTAAGCAAAACTTTGAGATAACAGAGACCGAAAATATAAAAGAAAAAAACTCTGTAAATTCAGGTGTAAAATACGATTTGGTAGGCAAGATCGCCTCAAATACCAATCTGACAAGAAAGACAGTTGGACAGATTTTAGCTAAGCTCTCTGATGAGAAGTTCAGTTATTTCCAGAAGAATCCAGAAGAGTTTATCTCAGAAGTATCAAGAATTATCAGCGATCAGAAGGCTTCTATGGTCATTCAGAAACTGGTCTATACTCCAATAGAAGATAGATTTGATACGAATATCTTTACTCTGAATCAGGCTACTTATAACTTTGAAAATGCAAAAGAGGTCAAAAAGAATATTTACAAATACCTTGTTTCAGAATCAAATGTCGAGAGAGATTTTGCAGATAGTCTTGACGCAAGCAATGAAGTGATAGTCTATGCCAAGCTTCCAAAAGGCTTCGCCATACCTACGCCTGTGGGAGATTATAACCCTGACTGGGCAATAGTCTTTAAGGATGGTAGAGTTCAATATATATATTTTATCGCTGAGACAAAGGGCAGCATGTCCAGCCTGGAGCTTAGAAAGATTGAAGAGATGAAGATAGAGTGCGCTGAGAGATTTTTTGAAGAGTTAAGCTCAGACAATGTGAAATTAAAGTACGGCGAGATTGACAATTTTGAAACTTTGTGGAAGATCGTAGCTGGTAGAGGGTAA